From one Parambassis ranga chromosome 5, fParRan2.1, whole genome shotgun sequence genomic stretch:
- the LOC114435909 gene encoding complement C1q-like protein 4: protein MNFYVAFFTLLFCGLTLAQYTNGTYESEDSQAQSCHPDMCQLMKDFDVMKENQEDMKTRLKNCENHMLKLKKGKWKLLVVLSAKTNASAAIGPYSKDTILVYGKVITNVGNAYNLDTGIFTAPVTGTYYFTFFYHAGGEQWSHLSLIKNSKIILDSSDHRTADDEADNGGNAVFLQLQRGDLVFVRLRASTHVWGEGYGTSFSGFLLDYD, encoded by the exons ATGAATTTTTATGTCGCATTTTTCACGTTGCTATTTTGTGGCCTGACTTTGGCCCAGTATACTAACGGTACCTATGAAAGTGAAGACAGTCAGGCACAGTCGTGCCATCCTGACATGTGTCAGTTAATGAAAGACTTTGACGTTATGAAAGAAAACCAGGAAGACATGAAGACCAGACTGAAGAACTGTGAGAACCACATGCTTAAACTGAAAAAAGGTAAATGGAAACTCCT GGTGGTATTGAGTGCAAAAACCAATGCAAGTGCAGCCATTGGACCCTACAGCAAAGACACAATTCTGGTCTATGGAAAAGTGATAACAAATGTGGGCAACGCCTACAATCTGGACACAG GTATCTTCACTGCACCTGTCACAGGCACCTACTACTTCACCTTCTTCTAtcatgctggaggagaacagtgGTCACATTTATCACTCATCAAGAACAGCAAGATTATTTTGGACAGCTCTGACCATCGGACAGCAGACGATGAGGCTGATAATGGAGGCAACGCAgtattcctgcagctgcagagaggagacctGGTGTTTGTGCGTCTGAGAGCAAGCACCCATGTTTGGGGAGAAGGTTACGGCACCTCCTTCAGTGGGTTTCTTCTTGATTATGATTGA
- the LOC114435904 gene encoding complement C1q tumor necrosis factor-related protein 3-like, with protein sequence MNVNISVLMLLFCALTLAQNTEETQSCSTVMFELLKNVGAMKEQLAATENRLMNSETRLMDSENQILALKNQFSTKVVFSAKTSTSGAIGPFNTDKTLVYGTVITNIGNAYNQNTGIFTAPVTGTYYFTFFYHAGHEYWARLLLMKNSEIIVETADHPSKYDTADNGGNAAFLQLKRGDQVFVRMAANTYVWGGPHPTTFSGFLLI encoded by the exons ATGAATGTTAACATTTCAgttttgatgctgctgttctgtgcCCTGACTTTGGCCCAGAATACTGAGGAGACACAGTCATGCTCTACTGTTATGTTTGAGTTACTGAAAAACGTTGGTGCTATGAAAGAACAACTAGCAGCCACAGAGAACAGACTGATGAACAGCGAGACCAGACTGATGGACAGTGAGAACCAGATCCTTGCGCTGAAGAATCAAT TCTCAACCAAGGTAGTATTCAGTGCCAAAACATCAACCAGTGGAGCCATCGGACCCTTCAACACAGACAAAACTCTCGTCTATGGAACAGTGATAACAAATATTGGCAATGCCTACAATCAGAACACAG GTATCTTCACTGCACCTGTCACAGGCACTTACTACTTCACCTTCTTTTATCATGCTGGGCACGAATACTGGGCACGTCTATTACTCATGAAGAACAGTGAGATCATAGTGGAGACCGCTGACCACCCATCAAAATATGACACAGCTGATAATGGAGGCAACGCAgccttcctgcagctgaagagAGGAGACCAGGTGTTTGTGCGGATGGCTGCAAATACATATGTTTGGGGAGGACCTCACCCTACCACCTTCAGCGGGTTTCTGCTCATTTGA